A stretch of Pseudomonas sp. LRP2-20 DNA encodes these proteins:
- the flgH gene encoding flagellar basal body L-ring protein FlgH — protein sequence MKRLLSVFALGGAVVLAGCVAPTPKPNDPYYAPVLPRTPLPAAANNGSIYQAGFEQGLYTDRKAFRVGDIITITLNERTSASKNAGSQIQKNSKADIGLTSLFGSTPNTNNPFGSGDLSLEAGYSGDRTTKGDSKATQGNTLTGSITVTVAEVLPNGIIAVRGEKWMTLNTGEELVRIAGLIRADDIATDNTVPSTRVADARITYSGTGSFADASQPGWLDRFFMSPLWPF from the coding sequence ATGAAGCGTCTGTTGTCTGTATTCGCCCTGGGGGGGGCGGTTGTGTTGGCAGGTTGCGTCGCGCCGACGCCGAAGCCGAACGACCCGTATTACGCGCCGGTTCTGCCGCGCACCCCGCTGCCGGCAGCAGCCAACAACGGTTCGATCTACCAGGCCGGTTTCGAGCAGGGCCTGTACACCGACCGCAAGGCGTTCCGCGTGGGTGACATCATCACCATCACCCTCAACGAACGCACTTCGGCGAGCAAGAACGCAGGTTCGCAGATCCAGAAGAACAGCAAGGCGGACATCGGCCTGACCTCGCTGTTCGGCTCCACCCCGAACACCAATAACCCGTTCGGCAGCGGCGACCTGTCGCTGGAGGCGGGTTACAGCGGTGACCGCACCACCAAGGGCGACAGCAAGGCCACCCAGGGCAACACCCTGACCGGTTCGATCACGGTCACCGTGGCCGAAGTGCTGCCCAACGGCATCATCGCCGTGCGCGGCGAGAAGTGGATGACCCTGAACACCGGTGAAGAGCTGGTGCGTATCGCCGGCCTGATCCGCGCCGACGATATCGCCACCGACAACACCGTGCCGTCCACCCGGGTGGCTGATGCGCGCATCACCTATTCGGGCACCGGTTCGTTCGCCGATGCCAGTCAGCCCGGCTGGCTGGACCGCTTCTTCATGAGCCCGCTTTGGCCCTTCTGA
- the flgF gene encoding flagellar basal-body rod protein FlgF, whose translation MDKMLYVAMTGASQNALAQKAHANNLANVSTNGFQRDLEQARSMPVFGDSFPSRAFAMTERPATDFSEGPMVETGRDLDVAVSGQGFIAVQAPDGSEAYVRTGSLNIDALGVLRAGNGMPVIGNGGPIAIPPEQKVEVGADGTISIRSMGEDPRVMAEVDRIKLVNPDIKSMTKGLDGLIHTQSGQPAAADVNVRVVSGFLEGSNVNAVEEMTSVLALSRQFELHVKMMNAAKEGDEAMARVLQIG comes from the coding sequence GTGGACAAGATGCTTTACGTGGCCATGACCGGCGCCAGCCAGAACGCGCTGGCGCAGAAGGCCCACGCCAACAACCTGGCGAACGTTTCCACCAATGGTTTCCAGCGTGACCTGGAGCAGGCGCGCTCGATGCCGGTGTTCGGTGACAGCTTTCCGTCGCGGGCGTTTGCCATGACCGAGCGCCCGGCCACCGACTTCAGCGAAGGGCCGATGGTCGAGACCGGGCGTGACCTGGACGTGGCTGTGTCGGGGCAGGGCTTCATCGCCGTGCAGGCGCCCGATGGCAGCGAAGCCTATGTGCGCACCGGCAGCCTGAACATCGACGCCCTCGGCGTGCTGCGTGCCGGCAACGGCATGCCGGTGATCGGCAACGGTGGCCCGATCGCCATTCCGCCCGAGCAGAAAGTCGAAGTCGGTGCCGACGGCACCATCAGCATCCGCTCGATGGGTGAAGACCCACGGGTGATGGCCGAGGTCGATCGCATCAAGCTGGTCAACCCGGACATCAAGAGCATGACCAAGGGCCTGGACGGGCTGATCCACACCCAGAGCGGCCAACCGGCCGCCGCCGACGTCAATGTGCGGGTGGTGTCGGGCTTCCTCGAAGGCAGCAATGTCAACGCCGTGGAAGAAATGACTTCGGTGCTGGCGCTGTCCCGCCAGTTCGAACTGCACGTGAAAATGATGAACGCGGCCAAGGAAGGCGATGAAGCCATGGCGCGTGTCTTGCAAATCGGCTAA
- the flgG gene encoding flagellar basal-body rod protein FlgG, translating to MLPALWVAKTGLSAQDTNLTVISNNLANVSTTGFKRDRAEFADLLYQIKRQPGAQSTQDSELPSGLQVGTGVRIVGTQKNFQTGSLQTTENPLDMAVNGRGFFQVLQPDGTVSYTRDGTFHLNSDGQIVTAQGFALEPAIVVPNDAQTFTVGQDGTVSITTAGNPAAQVIGNLQTADFINPAGLQAIGDNLFLETAASGAPQVGTPGLNGFGTTLQQTLENSNVSTVEELVNMITTQRAYEMNSKVISTADQMLSFVTQQL from the coding sequence ATGCTTCCGGCTCTTTGGGTCGCTAAAACCGGCCTGTCCGCCCAGGACACCAACCTGACTGTCATTTCCAACAACCTGGCCAACGTCTCGACCACCGGCTTCAAGCGTGATCGCGCCGAGTTCGCCGACCTGCTGTACCAGATCAAGCGTCAGCCAGGCGCCCAGTCGACCCAGGACAGCGAGCTGCCATCGGGCCTGCAGGTCGGTACCGGTGTGCGCATTGTCGGCACCCAGAAGAACTTCCAGACCGGCAGCCTGCAGACCACCGAGAACCCGCTGGACATGGCGGTCAACGGCCGTGGCTTCTTCCAGGTGCTGCAGCCGGACGGCACCGTCTCGTACACCCGTGACGGTACTTTCCACCTGAACTCCGATGGCCAGATCGTCACCGCCCAAGGCTTTGCCCTGGAGCCGGCGATCGTGGTGCCGAACGACGCCCAGACCTTCACCGTCGGCCAGGACGGCACCGTGTCGATCACCACCGCCGGCAACCCGGCTGCGCAGGTCATCGGCAACCTGCAGACCGCCGACTTCATCAACCCGGCTGGCCTGCAGGCGATCGGTGACAACCTGTTCCTGGAAACCGCCGCCAGTGGCGCGCCACAGGTCGGTACCCCGGGCCTGAACGGCTTCGGCACCACCCTGCAGCAGACCCTGGAAAACTCCAACGTCAGCACCGTGGAAGAGCTGGTGAACATGATCACCACCCAGCGTGCCTACGAGATGAACTCCAAGGTCATCTCCACCGCCGACCAGATGCTGTCGTTCGTGACGCAACAGCTCTAA